In Thermococcus camini, a genomic segment contains:
- a CDS encoding DUF4152 family protein, with the protein MKIVAADTGGALLTEDYEPVGLIATAAVLVEKPYRTATLSVVRYADPFNYDMSGRQAIRDEAFLAVELAREVKPDVIHLDSTIGGIEVRKLDEPTIDALTITDRGKEVWKDLAKDLQPLAKKFWEETGIEIIAIGKSSVPVRIAELYSGLYTAKWAIDYAKEHGKAIVGLPRYMEVEIRPGKIYGESLDPREGGLFGEIKAETEGIGWELYPNPLVRRYMVLEVWKE; encoded by the coding sequence ATGAAGATCGTTGCAGCTGACACCGGTGGCGCACTGCTCACGGAGGACTATGAACCTGTTGGCCTGATAGCGACGGCGGCGGTACTCGTGGAGAAGCCATACAGGACGGCAACGCTGAGCGTGGTTCGCTACGCTGATCCGTTCAACTACGATATGAGCGGCAGGCAGGCTATCCGGGACGAGGCGTTCCTGGCCGTTGAACTCGCGAGGGAGGTCAAGCCCGACGTGATACACCTCGACTCGACGATAGGTGGAATTGAGGTCAGGAAGCTCGACGAGCCGACGATAGATGCCCTTACCATAACCGACCGGGGCAAAGAGGTGTGGAAGGACCTCGCTAAAGACCTTCAACCCTTGGCGAAGAAGTTCTGGGAGGAGACTGGCATTGAAATAATCGCCATCGGCAAGTCCAGCGTCCCGGTGAGGATAGCTGAGCTCTACTCGGGCCTCTACACAGCCAAGTGGGCGATTGACTACGCTAAGGAGCACGGCAAGGCCATCGTCGGCCTGCCTAGATATATGGAAGTTGAAATCCGACCCGGAAAAATTTACGGGGAAAGCTTAGACCCGCGCGAGGGTGGCCTCTTCGGGGAAATTAAGGCGGAAACGGAAGGGATCGGCTGGGAGCTGTATCCAAACCCGCTCGTGAGGAGGTATATGGTTCTGGAAGTGTGGAAGGAGTAA
- the iorA gene encoding indolepyruvate ferredoxin oxidoreductase subunit alpha — MEAVKAYPSDSVEPKTKKRERKLLMGNEAIAYGALESGIAFATGYPGTPSTEVIETMAHLKPEVFAEWAPNEKVALEEAAGVAYTGLRALVTMKCVGLNVAADPLMSLAYSGVEGGLVILVADDPGPHTSQTEQDDRYYGKISLLPVLEPADPQEAHDLIIYAYELSEKYKVPVIFRTTTRVNHTTADVEVGEFIELDRKPVFKKDIERYVRASMEGNRRRHRWLNETLAKIEGEFSSMPFNRVEGNGRIGIIVEGAPYNYVREILPKIGGDFKVLKLSTPHPLPRKLVVEFLRGVDFAIVIEDGAPFLEEEVKIAAYEAGLNVPIYGKRTGHLPMEGELTPSLVRNALLRLIGEEGETYEKPEEVKLAESLAPKRPPVMCPGCPHRGSYRAALDALRDLKLGRYSVPIHGDIGCYALSLLPPLEAIWTEYVMGASISLANGQSVVMDKKIIATIGDSTFFHNGIQPLVDAVYKNLNVLVMILDNRTTAMTGHQPHPGTGGSETGRKFNEIDIEALVKALGVKYVKTVDPYDLKATREAIKEAMQIEGPAVIIAKQECVIPVIRRGEIGEIPLVVEEKCTGCKACILLTGCPALVYDPETNKVRIDSLLCTGCGVCNQTCPFDAIKFPSELGKG, encoded by the coding sequence ATGGAAGCGGTTAAGGCTTACCCTTCTGACTCGGTCGAGCCCAAGACCAAAAAGAGGGAAAGGAAACTTCTCATGGGGAACGAGGCGATAGCCTACGGTGCCCTTGAGAGCGGCATTGCCTTCGCCACGGGTTATCCGGGAACTCCATCAACTGAGGTCATCGAGACGATGGCCCATCTGAAGCCCGAGGTCTTCGCAGAGTGGGCGCCCAACGAGAAGGTGGCTTTAGAGGAAGCCGCTGGAGTCGCCTACACAGGCCTTAGGGCGCTCGTAACTATGAAGTGCGTCGGCCTGAACGTTGCCGCCGACCCGCTCATGAGTTTGGCGTATTCCGGTGTTGAGGGTGGCCTGGTCATCCTCGTTGCAGATGACCCCGGTCCGCACACCAGCCAGACCGAGCAGGACGACAGGTATTATGGGAAAATCTCACTCCTCCCGGTTCTTGAGCCCGCCGATCCGCAGGAGGCCCACGATTTAATCATCTACGCCTACGAGCTGAGCGAGAAATACAAAGTCCCGGTAATCTTCAGAACGACTACCAGGGTTAACCACACCACAGCTGACGTGGAGGTCGGCGAGTTCATCGAACTCGACAGGAAGCCGGTCTTTAAGAAGGACATTGAAAGATACGTCAGGGCCAGCATGGAGGGCAACAGGAGGAGGCACCGCTGGCTGAACGAGACCCTCGCGAAGATAGAGGGGGAGTTCAGCTCGATGCCCTTCAACCGGGTCGAAGGGAACGGTAGAATCGGAATCATCGTTGAGGGCGCGCCCTACAACTACGTGAGGGAAATTCTCCCGAAGATCGGCGGAGATTTCAAGGTTCTCAAGCTCTCAACTCCCCACCCGCTCCCGAGGAAGCTGGTCGTCGAGTTCCTCAGGGGAGTTGACTTTGCAATAGTCATTGAGGATGGCGCTCCCTTCCTCGAGGAGGAGGTTAAAATAGCGGCCTACGAGGCCGGGCTCAACGTGCCCATCTACGGCAAGAGAACCGGGCATCTGCCGATGGAGGGTGAGTTGACGCCTTCCCTTGTGAGGAACGCCCTTCTGAGGCTTATCGGCGAAGAAGGTGAAACCTACGAAAAGCCCGAGGAAGTGAAACTGGCAGAAAGCCTCGCCCCGAAGAGGCCGCCGGTGATGTGCCCCGGCTGTCCGCACAGGGGCTCATACAGGGCGGCGCTGGACGCGCTGAGGGATTTGAAGCTGGGCCGCTATTCCGTCCCGATTCACGGCGACATAGGCTGCTACGCGTTGTCGCTCCTTCCGCCGCTCGAAGCCATCTGGACTGAATATGTGATGGGAGCTAGCATAAGTTTAGCGAACGGCCAGAGCGTCGTCATGGACAAGAAGATAATCGCCACCATCGGCGACTCGACCTTCTTCCACAACGGAATCCAGCCGCTGGTCGATGCTGTCTACAAGAACCTGAACGTCTTAGTTATGATACTCGACAACAGAACCACCGCGATGACGGGTCATCAGCCCCACCCCGGAACCGGAGGTAGCGAAACCGGCAGGAAGTTCAACGAGATCGACATCGAGGCCCTCGTCAAGGCTCTCGGAGTAAAGTACGTGAAAACCGTTGACCCCTACGACCTCAAGGCAACGAGGGAGGCCATAAAAGAGGCCATGCAGATTGAGGGGCCTGCTGTCATAATAGCGAAGCAAGAGTGTGTCATCCCGGTCATAAGGCGCGGTGAGATAGGCGAGATACCGCTCGTCGTCGAGGAGAAGTGCACCGGCTGCAAGGCGTGCATACTCTTAACCGGCTGTCCGGCGCTCGTTTATGACCCGGAGACGAACAAGGTGCGCATAGATTCCCTGCTCTGCACCGGCTGCGGCGTATGCAACCAGACGTGTCCGTTCGATGCCATAAAGTTCCCGAGCGAGCTGGGGAAGGGTTGA
- a CDS encoding nucleotide pyrophosphohydrolase, with translation MDFRELEEKLVAFRDARGWAEYHKPKNLAISAAVELGELLEHFQWESDWEILKAIKDPAKKEAIADEIADVIIYLTLLAHELGIDLGEAVERKLRKNGEKYPVEKIGE, from the coding sequence ATGGACTTCCGGGAGCTTGAGGAGAAGCTTGTGGCATTCCGCGATGCACGTGGCTGGGCTGAGTACCACAAGCCCAAAAACCTTGCCATCTCTGCCGCTGTCGAGCTGGGGGAACTCCTTGAGCACTTCCAGTGGGAAAGTGATTGGGAGATACTCAAAGCCATCAAAGACCCGGCCAAGAAGGAAGCCATAGCGGACGAGATTGCCGATGTCATTATCTACCTCACACTACTCGCCCATGAGCTCGGCATAGACCTCGGCGAAGCTGTTGAGAGGAAGCTGAGGAAGAACGGGGAGAAGTACCCTGTCGAAAAAATTGGAGAATAG
- a CDS encoding CGP-CTERM sorting domain-containing protein: MIFAPASPATALGLWDMVKENQSVYLVSIEGKGPLPPWNPFESPGIEEIYITYPYNETHERVVYCYNDGIIHEKILPKCPKCNQTLFNITAWNTTKVLEEYQWGLENYLPTLPNNWSNHITDWVLLMDESSVVIRLYQDYISTSAYVLFECHNPSNVTCEWNPPKLKIPPPYPTATTSTTNPRQEDKKTCGPALLVGLTLAPLTLRWKRRGM, translated from the coding sequence ATGATTTTTGCACCAGCCAGCCCCGCAACGGCCCTTGGCCTCTGGGACATGGTGAAGGAGAACCAGAGCGTTTATTTGGTCTCAATCGAAGGCAAGGGACCACTCCCGCCCTGGAACCCCTTCGAAAGCCCCGGGATAGAGGAGATATACATAACTTATCCATACAACGAGACCCACGAGAGGGTAGTGTACTGCTACAACGATGGCATAATTCACGAAAAGATACTCCCAAAGTGCCCGAAGTGCAACCAAACGCTCTTTAACATAACCGCATGGAACACCACTAAAGTCCTAGAAGAATACCAGTGGGGCTTGGAAAACTACCTGCCCACCCTGCCCAACAACTGGAGCAACCACATTACAGACTGGGTTCTCTTAATGGACGAATCGTCGGTTGTGATCCGCCTGTACCAGGATTACATCAGCACAAGCGCGTACGTACTATTCGAGTGCCACAACCCCTCAAACGTAACCTGCGAGTGGAATCCACCAAAACTGAAAATCCCTCCACCCTACCCAACGGCCACCACCTCCACAACAAACCCAAGACAGGAAGACAAGAAAACCTGCGGTCCAGCTTTGTTAGTTGGATTAACATTGGCCCCATTAACCCTGAGATGGAAGAGGCGCGGTATGTGA
- a CDS encoding CGP-CTERM sorting domain-containing protein, producing the protein MKRPGLVILFLLLLTPQVSAVNVWEHINTSREMYSVSVTAFTSGKPPKDPLNHSAITVVEIRYVLDEEHVFSVSYSAYDGKWAEEVSPRYPQYWDKTPFNFSVWNTTEVLAEYQWGLENYLPNITGEVVDGVEWPEKYWVRRISRWEVWINASKFQVTLYGDCTEICVYITFQCRNPENMTCNWSEPIVETHSMIPPTTTTTPKQEEKTCGPGLLIGLVLITLLTKQKR; encoded by the coding sequence ATGAAAAGACCTGGCTTGGTGATTCTTTTCCTTTTACTCCTCACCCCCCAGGTTAGTGCGGTAAACGTCTGGGAACACATAAACACCAGCAGGGAAATGTATTCCGTGAGCGTGACCGCATTCACCAGTGGAAAGCCCCCTAAAGATCCCCTAAACCACTCAGCCATAACCGTGGTAGAAATCAGGTACGTCCTTGACGAAGAGCACGTGTTTTCTGTCTCGTATTCAGCATACGATGGCAAATGGGCTGAGGAAGTGAGTCCCCGATACCCACAGTACTGGGACAAAACTCCCTTCAACTTTTCAGTGTGGAACACAACCGAGGTACTAGCAGAGTACCAGTGGGGCCTGGAGAACTACCTCCCAAACATAACAGGGGAGGTCGTGGACGGCGTTGAATGGCCCGAAAAATACTGGGTGAGGAGAATATCCCGCTGGGAAGTCTGGATAAACGCGAGTAAGTTCCAAGTAACACTATACGGGGACTGCACAGAAATATGCGTTTACATAACCTTTCAATGCCGGAACCCAGAGAACATGACGTGCAACTGGAGCGAACCAATCGTCGAGACACACTCGATGATACCCCCAACGACAACAACCACCCCAAAACAAGAGGAGAAAACCTGCGGGCCGGGTTTGCTGATTGGATTGGTGTTAATTACCCTACTCACAAAACAGAAGAGGTAG
- a CDS encoding CGP-CTERM sorting domain-containing protein, producing the protein MGVRFSIFVFALLLSVPLVNGVRVWEGLIDKPIYYVNIEGYSLTGVPPWNPFNDSSITWINIGYKYNETHTFNKYYEGGKWKEGFFPKHGNPKPFNITDWNLSKILKEYQWGVVNYLPNVSGKHWHKGYWNSTITRWEVTLSASKFKVVLYGGHCGECEQYITFECRREGNNVTCQWRKPVFRVITPPWAPKDITTSTTREENAICGPAVLIGLILVPLMIKRVKR; encoded by the coding sequence GTGGGGGTTCGCTTTTCAATTTTTGTTTTTGCCCTGCTACTCTCAGTCCCATTAGTAAATGGTGTACGCGTGTGGGAAGGTTTGATCGATAAGCCCATTTACTACGTCAACATTGAAGGATACAGTCTTACTGGGGTTCCACCGTGGAATCCCTTCAATGACTCTTCCATAACCTGGATTAACATAGGCTACAAATACAACGAAACCCACACGTTCAACAAATATTACGAAGGAGGAAAATGGAAGGAAGGCTTCTTCCCCAAACACGGAAACCCAAAACCCTTCAACATAACAGACTGGAACCTCTCAAAGATCCTCAAAGAATACCAGTGGGGCGTTGTGAATTACCTGCCGAACGTTAGTGGAAAACACTGGCATAAGGGCTACTGGAACAGCACAATAACCAGGTGGGAAGTCACACTCTCAGCAAGCAAGTTCAAGGTTGTCCTTTATGGTGGGCATTGTGGCGAGTGCGAGCAGTACATTACCTTCGAATGCCGGAGAGAAGGGAACAATGTAACCTGCCAGTGGAGGAAGCCAGTTTTTAGGGTGATAACTCCCCCATGGGCGCCAAAAGACATAACAACAAGCACGACAAGGGAAGAAAACGCAATTTGCGGACCGGCAGTATTAATCGGGTTAATTTTAGTTCCCCTCATGATAAAACGGGTAAAGAGGTGA
- a CDS encoding CGP-CTERM sorting domain-containing protein, translating to MKRFLPLLFAFLMLMQPAGAINVWEKLDQNQTYLFMYIRGDSFLKRGIPPWDPLNDSEIEYAVINLPYNETHYREFHYEGGRWVEDITYFVPKSHWTPKVPFNLSDWNLPEVIKQYQWGVENYLPNVTGKYWPKGYWNSTITRWEVELNATTFKVTLYGGHCGECEQYITFQCWRNGTNVTCQWGKPVFRFIAPPWAPKNTTTSTTREENTICGPVLIIVLALIPALERRKNK from the coding sequence ATGAAGCGATTCCTCCCATTGCTTTTTGCCTTTTTAATGCTCATGCAACCAGCCGGGGCAATCAACGTGTGGGAGAAACTCGACCAAAACCAAACCTATCTGTTCATGTACATTAGGGGCGACTCATTTTTGAAAAGGGGAATCCCACCATGGGATCCCCTCAACGATTCAGAGATAGAGTACGCCGTGATTAATTTGCCCTACAACGAGACTCATTATAGGGAGTTTCACTACGAAGGGGGAAGATGGGTAGAAGACATCACGTACTTCGTCCCTAAAAGCCACTGGACACCAAAAGTACCGTTCAACCTTTCGGACTGGAATTTACCAGAAGTTATCAAGCAGTACCAGTGGGGGGTTGAGAACTACCTGCCAAATGTTACGGGAAAGTACTGGCCTAAAGGTTACTGGAACAGTACTATAACCAGATGGGAAGTCGAACTCAACGCGACCACATTCAAAGTAACCCTCTACGGCGGGCATTGTGGTGAGTGTGAACAGTACATTACCTTCCAATGCTGGAGAAATGGAACCAACGTAACTTGCCAGTGGGGGAAGCCGGTCTTCAGGTTCATAGCTCCTCCGTGGGCGCCAAAGAACACAACAACGAGCACGACAAGGGAAGAAAACACAATCTGCGGCCCTGTTTTGATAATTGTGCTGGCTCTTATTCCAGCGCTGGAAAGGAGAAAGAACAAATAA
- a CDS encoding HIT family protein, whose amino-acid sequence MECPFCSARPEAILYEDELIRILLDSYPANRGHLLVVPRRHVESWEELSGEEKVALIRGMELAMEKLREAFKPDGFNVGMNLGRAAGQTVPHIHLQVIPRWEGDCAHPRGGVRKAVLDLEDENLSMRERWVKNRLREEEVERLREAFGQHFE is encoded by the coding sequence ATGGAATGCCCTTTCTGCAGCGCAAGGCCCGAGGCAATCCTTTACGAGGACGAGCTGATTAGAATACTCCTCGACTCATACCCGGCGAACCGGGGACACCTGCTGGTCGTCCCCAGGAGGCACGTCGAGAGCTGGGAAGAGCTGAGCGGGGAAGAAAAGGTCGCCCTGATAAGGGGCATGGAGCTGGCGATGGAGAAGCTGAGAGAAGCCTTCAAGCCGGACGGGTTCAACGTGGGGATGAACCTCGGAAGAGCGGCCGGCCAGACCGTTCCGCACATTCACCTCCAAGTGATTCCCCGCTGGGAAGGGGACTGCGCTCACCCGAGGGGCGGCGTCAGGAAGGCAGTCCTTGATTTGGAAGACGAGAACCTGAGCATGAGGGAGCGCTGGGTAAAGAACAGGCTGAGGGAGGAAGAGGTCGAGAGGCTGAGGGAGGCGTTTGGACAACACTTTGAGTGA
- the psmA gene encoding archaeal proteasome endopeptidase complex subunit alpha yields MAFVPPQAGYDRAITVFSPDGRLFQVNYAREAVKRGATAVGVKWKNGVVLAVEKRITSKLIEPSSYEKIFQIDDHIAAAPSGIIADARVLVDRARLEAQVYRLTYGEPVPLTVLVKKICDLKQAHTQYGGVRPFGAALLMAGVNDKPELYETDPSGAYFEWKAVAIGSGRNTAMAIFEEHYTDDIDMEGAIKLAIMALAKTLEEPSADSIEVAFITMEDRRWKKLSREEVEGYLSEILEEVKEEEVEEREEDYSELDQNY; encoded by the coding sequence ATGGCGTTTGTACCACCACAGGCAGGCTACGACAGGGCCATTACTGTTTTCAGCCCTGATGGAAGGCTCTTCCAGGTGAACTATGCCCGGGAGGCAGTGAAGAGGGGCGCCACCGCCGTCGGCGTCAAGTGGAAGAACGGCGTCGTCCTCGCGGTGGAGAAGAGGATAACGAGCAAGCTCATCGAGCCGAGCAGCTACGAAAAGATTTTTCAGATCGACGACCACATTGCGGCCGCTCCGAGCGGAATAATCGCCGATGCAAGGGTTCTCGTTGACAGGGCCAGGCTTGAGGCCCAGGTTTACAGGCTTACCTACGGCGAACCCGTTCCGCTCACCGTTCTGGTGAAGAAGATATGCGACCTCAAGCAGGCCCACACCCAGTACGGCGGTGTGAGGCCCTTCGGTGCGGCCCTTCTTATGGCCGGTGTGAACGACAAACCGGAGCTCTACGAGACCGACCCCAGCGGGGCCTACTTCGAGTGGAAGGCAGTTGCCATAGGCAGCGGAAGGAACACCGCCATGGCAATCTTCGAGGAGCACTACACCGACGACATAGACATGGAAGGTGCGATAAAGCTGGCCATAATGGCCCTCGCAAAGACCCTTGAGGAGCCGAGCGCTGATTCGATAGAGGTGGCCTTCATAACAATGGAGGACAGGCGCTGGAAGAAGCTCTCCAGGGAGGAGGTCGAGGGATACCTCTCTGAGATACTGGAAGAGGTCAAGGAAGAGGAAGTCGAGGAGAGGGAAGAGGACTACTCCGAACTCGACCAGAACTACTGA
- a CDS encoding ribosome assembly factor SBDS has translation MPISVDKAVIARLKTHGETFEILVDPYLARDFKEGRDVQIEDVLATPYVFKDAHKGDKASEHEMEKIFGTSDPYEVAKVILRKGDVQLTAEQRRQMIEDKRRYIATVIHRHAVDPRTGFPHPVDRILRAMEEAGVHVDLFKDAEAQIPGVIKAIRPLLPIKMEMKVIAVKVPGDYVGKAYGEVRKFGKIKREEWGSDGSWMFLIEIPGGIEEEFYEKLNALTRGEAVTKLIERKGL, from the coding sequence ATGCCCATAAGCGTGGATAAAGCCGTTATCGCCCGTCTGAAGACGCACGGCGAGACGTTTGAGATACTCGTTGACCCGTACCTTGCGAGGGACTTCAAGGAGGGCAGGGACGTCCAGATAGAGGACGTCCTCGCTACCCCTTATGTTTTCAAGGACGCCCACAAGGGTGACAAGGCCAGCGAGCACGAGATGGAGAAGATATTCGGCACCAGCGACCCCTACGAGGTGGCCAAGGTAATCCTCCGCAAGGGAGACGTCCAGCTCACCGCGGAGCAGAGGCGGCAGATGATAGAGGACAAGAGGCGCTACATAGCGACGGTAATACACAGGCACGCGGTTGACCCCAGGACGGGTTTTCCCCACCCCGTTGACAGGATTCTAAGGGCGATGGAAGAAGCTGGGGTCCACGTTGATCTGTTCAAGGACGCCGAGGCACAGATTCCGGGAGTCATCAAGGCTATACGACCGCTCCTCCCGATAAAGATGGAGATGAAGGTCATCGCCGTGAAGGTGCCCGGTGATTACGTCGGAAAGGCCTACGGAGAGGTCAGGAAGTTCGGAAAGATAAAGCGCGAGGAGTGGGGAAGCGACGGCTCGTGGATGTTCCTCATCGAGATTCCGGGAGGAATTGAGGAGGAGTTTTATGAGAAACTTAACGCCCTCACGAGGGGCGAGGCGGTAACTAAACTGATAGAGAGGAAGGGACTATGA
- the rrp4 gene encoding exosome complex RNA-binding protein Rrp4: protein MRRIFVKSRELVVPGTLLAQGPFKNGRGTFREGNRIYSTVVGLVEIRGDTIRVISLEGPYIPEVGDNVIGKIVDVRFSNWTVDIGAPYQAGLRVQDATEERIDLAKTDLRRIFDIGDIIYARIKAYNEINQIDLTTKGMPFRGGPLRGGQIVEITPSKVPRLIGKGGSMINLIKKLTGTRIIVGQNGWVWVSGKNEELEKLAIDAILKVNRESHTQGLTDRVKELLMTRLQELKERGVIEEIPQIEEPTAGKGEGE from the coding sequence ATGAGGCGGATTTTTGTAAAGAGTAGGGAACTTGTGGTCCCGGGCACTTTACTTGCCCAGGGGCCGTTTAAGAACGGAAGAGGGACCTTCAGGGAAGGCAACAGGATATACTCCACCGTCGTGGGGCTCGTTGAGATAAGGGGCGACACTATACGTGTTATCTCGCTCGAGGGGCCGTACATACCCGAGGTCGGCGACAACGTCATAGGGAAGATAGTGGACGTCAGGTTCTCCAACTGGACGGTTGACATAGGCGCCCCGTACCAGGCGGGCCTCCGCGTTCAGGACGCCACGGAGGAGCGCATCGACCTCGCAAAGACAGACCTGCGCAGGATATTCGACATAGGGGACATAATCTACGCCAGGATAAAGGCGTACAACGAGATAAACCAGATAGACCTCACCACGAAGGGCATGCCCTTCAGGGGCGGTCCCCTGCGCGGGGGGCAGATAGTGGAGATAACCCCCTCCAAGGTGCCCAGGCTCATAGGCAAGGGCGGTTCGATGATAAACCTCATCAAGAAGCTGACCGGCACGAGGATAATCGTCGGCCAGAATGGCTGGGTGTGGGTCAGCGGAAAGAATGAAGAGCTCGAAAAGCTGGCCATCGATGCCATCCTCAAGGTGAACAGGGAGAGCCACACTCAGGGGCTGACCGACAGGGTCAAGGAGCTTCTCATGACCAGGCTCCAGGAGCTCAAGGAGCGGGGAGTTATTGAGGAGATACCGCAGATTGAGGAACCAACCGCTGGAAAGGGTGAGGGAGAATGA
- the rrp41 gene encoding exosome complex exonuclease Rrp41, whose translation MMGKPEDLKLIDENGKRVDGRKKYELRPIKMEVGVLKNADGSAYVEWGKNKILAAVYGPREIHPKHLQRPDRAILRVRYNMAPFSVEERKKPGPDRRSVEISKVIRGALEPALILEMFPRTAIDVFIEVLQADAGTRVAGITAASLALADAGVPMRDLVAACAAGKIEGEIVLDLNKDEDNYGEADVPVAIMPLKNDITLLQMDGYLTKDEFVEAVRLAIKGAKAVYQKQREALKVKYLKIAEEVGGGE comes from the coding sequence ATGATGGGCAAGCCCGAGGATTTAAAGCTCATAGATGAGAACGGAAAGAGAGTAGATGGGAGAAAGAAGTACGAACTGAGGCCCATTAAGATGGAAGTTGGTGTTCTAAAGAACGCTGATGGCTCCGCCTACGTTGAGTGGGGTAAGAACAAGATCCTGGCCGCGGTTTACGGACCGAGGGAGATACACCCCAAGCACCTCCAGAGGCCGGACAGAGCAATCTTGCGCGTCCGCTACAACATGGCCCCATTCAGCGTCGAGGAGAGGAAGAAGCCCGGCCCGGACAGGAGAAGCGTTGAGATAAGCAAGGTCATAAGGGGCGCCCTTGAGCCTGCTTTAATCCTCGAGATGTTCCCGAGAACGGCCATAGACGTCTTCATAGAGGTTCTGCAAGCTGATGCAGGAACGCGCGTCGCTGGAATAACTGCGGCCTCACTCGCCCTCGCCGACGCGGGTGTGCCGATGCGGGACCTCGTCGCCGCCTGTGCCGCTGGCAAGATAGAGGGCGAGATAGTGCTCGACCTCAACAAGGACGAGGACAACTACGGTGAGGCCGATGTTCCGGTGGCGATAATGCCGCTCAAGAACGACATAACACTGCTCCAGATGGACGGGTACCTCACGAAGGATGAGTTTGTCGAGGCGGTGAGGCTCGCCATCAAGGGTGCCAAGGCGGTCTACCAGAAGCAGCGCGAGGCGCTGAAGGTCAAGTATCTCAAAATAGCCGAGGAGGTCGGTGGAGGTGAGTGA
- the rrp42 gene encoding exosome complex protein Rrp42, translating into MEIMAGIMRDHILALLKEGKRVDGRGLEDYRDLEIKVNVIEKAEGSAWVRLGNTQVLVGVKVDMGEPFPDLPDRGVITTNVELVPLASPSFEPGPPDENAIELARVVDRGIRESQAVELEKLVIVPGKLVRVVFIDVHVLDHDGNLLDASGIGAIAALLSTRMPRVAYNEETDEVEVLDEYEPLPVRRIPIPVTMAKIGPNILVDPNLDEERVMDGRIIITTDENGMISSVQKSEGGSFKLEEVMYAVDTAIKKAAEIREKVLEAVKAE; encoded by the coding sequence ATGGAGATAATGGCGGGCATAATGCGCGACCACATCCTCGCGCTCCTCAAGGAAGGCAAGCGCGTGGACGGCCGCGGCCTCGAGGACTACAGGGACCTCGAAATCAAGGTCAACGTCATAGAGAAGGCCGAGGGCTCCGCGTGGGTCAGGCTCGGCAATACCCAGGTTCTCGTGGGTGTTAAGGTGGACATGGGAGAGCCCTTCCCCGACCTCCCGGACAGGGGCGTCATAACGACCAACGTGGAGCTCGTTCCCCTTGCCTCCCCGAGCTTTGAGCCCGGTCCGCCGGACGAAAACGCCATAGAACTCGCCCGTGTGGTTGACAGGGGTATAAGGGAGAGCCAGGCGGTTGAGCTTGAGAAGCTCGTCATAGTTCCGGGCAAGCTCGTCCGCGTCGTTTTCATAGACGTCCACGTCCTCGACCACGACGGCAACCTCCTCGACGCGAGTGGCATCGGTGCGATAGCGGCCCTGCTCAGCACCAGGATGCCAAGGGTGGCCTACAACGAGGAGACCGACGAGGTCGAGGTTCTCGACGAGTACGAGCCCCTCCCGGTCAGGAGGATACCGATACCGGTTACCATGGCCAAGATCGGTCCGAACATCCTCGTTGACCCGAACCTCGATGAGGAGCGCGTCATGGACGGCAGGATAATCATAACCACCGACGAGAACGGAATGATATCCTCCGTCCAGAAGAGTGAGGGCGGTTCGTTCAAGCTTGAGGAGGTCATGTACGCGGTTGACACCGCGATAAAGAAGGCCGCCGAGATAAGGGAGAAGGTTCTTGAGGCCGTTAAGGCCGAGTGA
- a CDS encoding cell division protein SepF yields the protein MGLFDSLKKKDEKPKKKPPAAVKKSVAAPRHDIDVVPLEEDVIAKEIVKPQIRYLKKIVVTSYADLERISEELQNGNIVLVDLTPLEVKPEVLEKVAEQLKGMVGALGGQAAKICKHEIKLILVPSDIKIAK from the coding sequence ATGGGATTGTTTGACAGCCTTAAGAAGAAGGACGAAAAGCCCAAGAAGAAGCCGCCGGCGGCGGTTAAGAAGAGTGTTGCCGCTCCCAGGCATGACATCGATGTCGTTCCTCTTGAGGAGGATGTTATTGCTAAGGAGATAGTCAAGCCCCAGATCAGGTACCTCAAGAAGATCGTCGTCACCAGCTACGCCGACCTTGAGAGAATCTCGGAGGAGCTCCAGAACGGCAACATAGTTCTCGTTGACCTCACCCCGCTCGAGGTCAAACCGGAGGTTCTTGAGAAGGTCGCGGAGCAGCTCAAGGGAATGGTCGGGGCCCTTGGCGGTCAGGCCGCTAAAATATGCAAGCACGAAATAAAGCTCATTCTCGTCCCGTCGGACATCAAGATAGCCAAGTGA